The stretch of DNA TTACCTGAAGTGCGTATTTCCACAATTCATTGACTTGTTGTAATATTTTTTCTTTACGGGTTCGGATATTTTTACCCCTAAACAAAACTGTATTTATTGGCATTTGCTTCCTATTTTCGTGCCGTCTGGTATATATCTTTAATATCCAAAATTCCGGCTTCATGAAATAGCATTACTACTTTAGAGAATACTTCTTTTCAAGCCGCTTGCCAAGCGTTTATCATGGAAGCGATTGATTGTATTGTGATCCGGCTTTTGCATACCGCTTAGCCACATATAATGAATATTTTCTGCACTAAATTTTCTATTCTTCGGCTTGAATAGACATTATTCATATAAGCATATACGAGTATTTTCAGAAGCATTCTCGGGCTGTAGC from Candidatus Kapaibacterium sp. encodes:
- a CDS encoding transposase; its protein translation is MDDNKIIDEIDISDIENNYIGGGATSYSPRMLLKILVYAYMNNVYSSRRIENLVQKIFIICG